The genomic window AATGCTGAAGATTGGGATGGCCTGATCTCACTGGCTCGTGAACAGGTGCGAGAAGGCTCTCATGTCCTCGATGTCAACGTGGACTATGTGGGTCGCGACGGGGAACGAGACATGCACGAATTGGTGTCTCGGCTAGTTACCAATGTCACGATTCCACTCATGCTGGACTCGACCGAGTGGCAAAAGATGGAGGCGGGGCTCAAGGTTGCAGGTGGCAAATGCATCCTCAACTCCACCAACTATGAAGACGGTGAACCTCGCTTTCTTAAAGTATTGGAACTGGCTAAAGCCTATGGTGCAGGGATCGTGGTTGGCACCATCGATGAAGATGGTATGGCTCGGACAGGTGAGGGCAAATTTAAGATTGCTCAACGGGCGTATCGGCAAGCTGTGGAGTACGGAATTCCTGCCCACGAGTTGTTTTTTGACCCGCTCGCATTACCGATTTCAACTGGGATCGAAGAAGACCGACGCAATGCTGCAGAGACCATTGCAGCAATCCGACGCATTAAATCAGAGCTACCTGGCTGCCATGTTGTCTTAGGCATCTCCAATGTTTCGTTCGGTCTAAACCCTGCGGCCCGTGTGGTGCTGAACTCGGTGTTTTTGCATGACTGTACTGAAGCTGGCTTGGACAGTGCAATTGTCAGTGCCAGCAAAATTTTGCCTCTCGCGCGCATTGAGGAAAGCCATCAAACGGTTGCTCGTCAACTGATTTACGATCAGCGCCAGTTTGAAGGTGATATCTGCACCTTTGATCCACTCACCCAGTTCACTGATTTATTTGCAGGAGCGACCACTAAGCAACTCAAATCAGTCACTAATAACCTGCCGCTCGAAGAACAGCTCACGCGCCGTATTATCGATGGAGAACGCATCGGGTTCAACGATCTACTGGTCGAAGCTCTCAAGAAATACCCGCCCCTGGAGATTATCAACACCTTTTTGCTAGACGGCATGAAAGTGGTAGGCGAGCTATTTGGTTCAGGCCAAATGCAACTTCCTTTCGTGTTGCAGTCAGCAGAAACCATGAAGTCTGCTGTAGCCTATCTAGAACCCTTCATGGAAAAGGCGGAGGGTTCTAGTAAAGGGGTCGTGATCATCGCAACCGTCAAGGGCGACGTGCATGACATCGGCAAAAATCTAGTAGACATCATCCTGAGCAATAATGGCTATCGCGTGATTAACTTGGGCATCAAGCAGCCCGTTGATAGCATTATTCAGGCTTATCGAGAGCACCAAGCTGACTGCATTGCCATGAGTGGTCTGCTCGTCAAGTCCACCGCTTTCATGAAAGAAAATCTAGAGGTGTTCAACGAGCAAGGCATTACCGCGCCGGTGATTTTAGGGGGTGCTGCCCTCACTCGCAAATTTGTCGAAGTAGATTGCCAAAACGCTTACAAAGGCAAGGTGATCTATGGCAAAGATGCGTTCTCAGATTTGCATTTCATGGATAAGCTGATGCCAGCCAAGGTCGCGGGTCAGTGGGACGATGCTGTGGGCTTCCTCAATGGTCAACCAATTGCGTTGCCTGAGGAACAACCTATACTAGAGTCTCTAACAGAGCCTCTAACACCAGAGGCTGAAAAGCTTGACCCTACGGAATCAGTTCTAGAGGTAATCGATACTCGTCGCGCTGAGACGGTTAGCGCAGAGATTGAGCGTCCTTTGCCACCTTTTTGGGGCACGAAAGTTCTTGGACCTGCAGAAATTTCACTCGAAGCAGTGTTTGAGTATCTGGATCTGCAAGCCTTGGTCGCTGGGCAATGGCAGTTTCGCAAGCCTCGCGAGCAAAGCCGCGAAGAGTACGATGCGTTTTTAGCCCAAGAGGTGTATCCAATCCTGGAGCACTGGAAGCAGCGCGTCATTGCCGAGAAGCTGCTGGAACCACAGGTTAGCTACGGTTATTTTCCAGCCCAAGCAGTGGGCAATGATCTCAATCTGTATGCGCCTGAAACTTTTCCAGAACTGCTTGCTCTAGAGGATCAGCCTAGCCTTTACTACCTGCTGCCCACCGCTAAATACCTGAGTCAACCAACGGCCAGCCCTATTGCTACCTTCCAGTTTCCGCGCCAACGCTCGATGCGCAGGCTATGTATCGCCGATTTCTTTGCACCGCAGGAATCAGGCTGGGTCGATGTATTCCCGATGCAAGCAGTCACGATGGGAACGGTCGCAACCGAATATGCTCAGCAGCTATTTCAGGAGCATCGTTATACCGACTATCTCTACTTCCACGGTTTGGCCGTCCAAACTGCTGAAGCTTTGGCTGAATGGACCCATGCCCGCATTAGACACGAACTCGGTTTTGGCTCTGAGGAGAGCGACAACATTCGGGATATTCTGGCGCAGCGTTATCGAGGCTCACGCTACAGTTTCGGCTATCCGGCCTGTCCTAACCTACAAGACCAATACACCCTGCTCAACCTATTGCAGACCGAACGCATTGGCCTGGAGATGGACGAGAGCGAACAATTACATCCTGAACAATCAACCACGGCGATTGTGGCCTATCACCCAGAGGCTCGGTACTTTAGTGCCTAAATCTTGAGCCCTTACTTTGTGAGTGATGACTGAGTAGATTGAGGCATCAGAATCGTGACTGGTCCTAATGCCCAAACTCGGGTATAGGAACCTTGAGGGGTGAGCAATGTGTTCACCTCATTAGCTCCAGCCTTCAGCTCTGCTGGTTGGC from Leptolyngbya sp. FACHB-261 includes these protein-coding regions:
- the metH gene encoding methionine synthase yields the protein MSHPLLDLLQKRVIVFDGAMGTSLQTQNLTAEDFGGPQYEGCNEYLIETKPEAVARVHREFLAVGADVIETDTFGATSIVLAEYDLADQAYELNRKAAALAKSVAQEFSTPDKPRFVAGSMGPTTKLPTLGHIDYDTMKASFAEQARGLLDGGVDLFIVETCQDVLQIKAALAGIETVFAERATRLPLMVSVTMEATGTMLVGSDIGAALAILEPYPIDILGLNCATGPDKMAEHIRYLSAHSPFLISCIPNAGIPENVGGHAHYHLTPAELREALTHFVEDLGVRVLGGCCGTRPDHIQALVDAAQELKPKQRQPQFAPSAASIYSAQPYEQDNSFLIVGERLNASGSKKCRELLNAEDWDGLISLAREQVREGSHVLDVNVDYVGRDGERDMHELVSRLVTNVTIPLMLDSTEWQKMEAGLKVAGGKCILNSTNYEDGEPRFLKVLELAKAYGAGIVVGTIDEDGMARTGEGKFKIAQRAYRQAVEYGIPAHELFFDPLALPISTGIEEDRRNAAETIAAIRRIKSELPGCHVVLGISNVSFGLNPAARVVLNSVFLHDCTEAGLDSAIVSASKILPLARIEESHQTVARQLIYDQRQFEGDICTFDPLTQFTDLFAGATTKQLKSVTNNLPLEEQLTRRIIDGERIGFNDLLVEALKKYPPLEIINTFLLDGMKVVGELFGSGQMQLPFVLQSAETMKSAVAYLEPFMEKAEGSSKGVVIIATVKGDVHDIGKNLVDIILSNNGYRVINLGIKQPVDSIIQAYREHQADCIAMSGLLVKSTAFMKENLEVFNEQGITAPVILGGAALTRKFVEVDCQNAYKGKVIYGKDAFSDLHFMDKLMPAKVAGQWDDAVGFLNGQPIALPEEQPILESLTEPLTPEAEKLDPTESVLEVIDTRRAETVSAEIERPLPPFWGTKVLGPAEISLEAVFEYLDLQALVAGQWQFRKPREQSREEYDAFLAQEVYPILEHWKQRVIAEKLLEPQVSYGYFPAQAVGNDLNLYAPETFPELLALEDQPSLYYLLPTAKYLSQPTASPIATFQFPRQRSMRRLCIADFFAPQESGWVDVFPMQAVTMGTVATEYAQQLFQEHRYTDYLYFHGLAVQTAEALAEWTHARIRHELGFGSEESDNIRDILAQRYRGSRYSFGYPACPNLQDQYTLLNLLQTERIGLEMDESEQLHPEQSTTAIVAYHPEARYFSA